A single window of Flavobacterium sp. 140616W15 DNA harbors:
- the rplL gene encoding 50S ribosomal protein L7/L12 encodes MADLKQFAEQLVNLTVKEVNELATILKDEYGIEPAAAAVVVAAGGDVAAEEAQTEFTVVLKEAGASKLAVVKLVKELTGLGLKEAKDVVDSAPSNVKEGVSKEEAEGLKKSLEEAGAVVELK; translated from the coding sequence ATGGCAGATTTGAAACAATTCGCAGAACAATTAGTTAACCTAACAGTTAAAGAAGTTAACGAATTAGCAACAATATTAAAAGACGAGTATGGTATTGAGCCTGCTGCTGCAGCTGTTGTAGTTGCTGCTGGTGGTGATGTAGCTGCTGAAGAAGCACAAACAGAATTTACAGTTGTATTGAAAGAAGCTGGTGCTTCTAAATTAGCTGTAGTTAAATTGGTAAAAGAACTTACAGGTTTAGGTCTTAAAGAAGCTAAAGATGTAGTTGATAGTGCTCCAAGTAACGTTAAAGAAGGTGTTTCTAAAGAAGAGGCTGAAGGTCTTAAAAAATCATTAGAAGAAGCTGGAGCTGTTGTTGAGCTTAAATAA
- the rplJ gene encoding 50S ribosomal protein L10, with the protein MTREEKSIAIEDLTAQLAGTNIVYVADISGLNAETTSNLRRACFKAGIKLEVVKNTLLAKAMEASENNYGELPSVLKGNTSIFISDVANAPGKIIKDFRKKSDKPILKGAFINSEVYIGDDQLDALATIKSKEELLGELIGLLQSPAQRVISALQNQFANSEEAEA; encoded by the coding sequence ATGACTAGAGAAGAAAAATCAATCGCGATTGAAGATTTAACTGCACAGTTAGCTGGTACAAATATTGTTTATGTAGCAGATATTTCTGGACTAAATGCAGAAACAACTTCAAATTTGAGAAGAGCTTGTTTTAAAGCAGGTATAAAATTAGAGGTTGTAAAAAACACATTGCTTGCAAAAGCTATGGAAGCTTCTGAAAATAATTATGGTGAGTTGCCTTCAGTATTGAAAGGAAACACTTCAATCTTTATTTCAGATGTTGCAAATGCACCTGGAAAAATTATCAAAGATTTCCGTAAGAAATCTGATAAACCAATTTTAAAAGGAGCTTTTATTAATTCAGAAGTTTACATTGGAGATGATCAATTAGATGCATTAGCAACTATCAAATCTAAAGAAGAACTTCTTGGAGAACTTATTGGATTACTTCAATCTCCAGCTCAAAGAGTTATCTCTGCTTTACAAAACCAATTCGCAAACAGCGAAGAGGCAGAAGCATAA